The Salana multivorans genome window below encodes:
- a CDS encoding RDD family protein, which yields MPSPSTGSGPARPADVTEPGAHLGRRLGALVIDWVIASLISAGFFQYHPMATLAVFGAMTFLLLATLGATIGHRLFGLRVYRMATGTAPIGPVQSLIRTACLLLLIPVAVAGADGRGLHDTWAGTFIDRFAARATPPSAPSGPRPGPSASSRG from the coding sequence GTGCCCTCCCCGTCCACCGGCTCCGGACCCGCGCGTCCGGCCGACGTGACGGAGCCCGGCGCCCACCTGGGCCGGCGGCTCGGCGCCCTCGTCATCGACTGGGTCATCGCCTCGCTCATCTCCGCCGGCTTCTTCCAGTACCACCCGATGGCGACGCTGGCCGTCTTCGGCGCGATGACGTTCCTGCTCCTCGCCACGCTCGGCGCGACGATCGGCCACCGCCTGTTCGGGCTGCGGGTCTACCGGATGGCGACGGGGACGGCGCCCATCGGGCCGGTGCAGTCGCTCATCCGGACGGCGTGCCTGCTCCTGCTCATCCCGGTCGCGGTCGCCGGCGCCGACGGACGCGGCCTGCACGACACCTGGGCCGGCACCTTCATCGACCGGTTCGCCGCCCGCGCGACGCCGCCGAGCGCGCCGTCCGGCCCCCGCCCCGGTCCGTCGGCCTCGTCGCGGGGCTGA
- the glnA gene encoding type I glutamate--ammonia ligase encodes MFSSAEEAIAYTRENDVKFIDVRFIDLPGVQQHFNIPVEAFNDDAFTEGLMFDGSSIRGFQAIHESDMKLIPDVTSAFIDPFRAAKTLVVYFSIVDPFTDEPYARDPRQIASKAEAYLRSTGIADTVYFGPEAEFYLFDSIRYDAREWEAFYHIDSIEADWNTGREEEGGNLGYKTRFKGGYFPLSPSDKFADLRDEMVLTLQQIGLEVERAHHEVGTAGQQEINYRFATLRSAADDLMKFKYIIKNVAYNAGKTVTFMPKPLYGDNGSGMHCHSSLWKDGVPLFHDESGYGGLSDIARWYIGGLLHHAPSLLAWTNPSVNSYRRLVPGYEAPVNLVYSARNRSACIRIPVTGSSPKAKRVEFRVPDPSANPYLAFSAILMAGLDGIKNRIEPPEPIDKDLYELPPEEHAQIAQVPGSLPEALKALEEDNEYLTQGDVFTTDLIETWIDYKRTREVDPVQLRPTPLEFELYYDI; translated from the coding sequence ATGTTCAGTTCAGCCGAGGAAGCAATCGCGTATACGCGCGAGAACGACGTCAAGTTCATCGATGTCCGCTTCATCGACCTGCCCGGGGTGCAGCAGCACTTCAACATCCCCGTCGAGGCCTTCAACGACGACGCCTTCACCGAGGGCCTCATGTTCGACGGATCGTCGATCCGCGGGTTCCAGGCGATCCACGAGTCGGACATGAAGCTCATCCCCGACGTGACGAGCGCGTTCATCGACCCGTTCCGGGCGGCGAAGACGCTGGTCGTGTACTTCTCGATCGTCGACCCGTTCACGGACGAGCCGTACGCCCGCGACCCGCGTCAGATCGCGAGCAAGGCCGAGGCGTACCTGCGCTCCACCGGGATCGCCGACACCGTGTACTTCGGCCCGGAGGCCGAGTTCTACCTGTTCGACTCGATCCGGTACGACGCGCGCGAGTGGGAGGCGTTCTACCACATCGACTCGATCGAGGCCGACTGGAACACCGGGCGCGAGGAGGAGGGCGGCAACCTTGGGTACAAGACCCGCTTCAAGGGCGGCTACTTCCCGCTGTCCCCCAGCGACAAGTTCGCCGACCTGCGCGACGAGATGGTCCTGACGCTGCAGCAGATCGGCCTCGAGGTCGAGCGGGCCCACCACGAGGTGGGCACGGCCGGTCAGCAGGAGATCAACTACCGGTTCGCGACGCTGCGCTCGGCCGCCGACGACCTGATGAAGTTCAAGTACATCATCAAGAACGTCGCCTACAACGCCGGCAAGACCGTGACGTTCATGCCGAAGCCGCTGTACGGCGACAACGGCTCGGGCATGCACTGCCACTCCTCGCTGTGGAAGGACGGCGTCCCGCTGTTCCACGACGAGTCCGGCTACGGCGGCCTGTCCGACATCGCCCGCTGGTACATCGGCGGCCTGCTGCACCACGCGCCGTCGCTGCTGGCCTGGACGAACCCCTCGGTCAACTCCTACCGCCGGCTCGTGCCGGGGTACGAGGCGCCCGTCAACCTCGTCTACTCGGCCCGCAACCGCTCGGCCTGCATCCGCATCCCGGTGACGGGGTCCTCGCCCAAGGCCAAGCGCGTGGAGTTCCGCGTGCCGGACCCGTCGGCCAACCCGTACCTGGCGTTCTCGGCCATCCTCATGGCCGGCCTCGACGGCATCAAGAACCGGATCGAGCCGCCGGAGCCGATCGACAAGGACCTGTACGAGCTGCCCCCCGAGGAGCACGCGCAGATCGCCCAGGTCCCGGGCTCGCTGCCCGAGGCGCTCAAGGCGCTCGAGGAGGACAACGAGTACCTCACGCAGGGCGACGTGTTCACCACGGACCTCATCGAGACCTGGATCGACTACAAGCGCACCCGCGAGGTCGACCCGGTCCAGCTCCGCCCGACGCCGCTGGAGTTCGAGCTCTACTACGACATCTGA
- a CDS encoding beta-N-acetylhexosaminidase, with protein sequence MTSSRALALVPAPDHLSPTAEDDADVVLPAAPRVRIAPELTGARVLLRDVLGVRLGLDLVGSDGTDADAAETDADVVLRHDAALDPEGYRLTVATTGTAVTIEAATALGAIHAIRTLQQLVGPRAYRTTPIDDAPVVLPAVVVQDAPRLGHRGLLLDVARHYLPKEQVLRYVELASQHKLNMLHLHLTDDQGWRLPVPGYPRLAEVAAWRHASPVDAVRGGPVDGEPHGGWYTADDLREIVAFARGRGVTVVPEVDLPGHVQALLAAYPELAPGGAPAEPLEVWTRWGLNPHVLGVHEAALDFARAALDQLVDIFDSELICIGGDEVDTRDWAADADTRALAAELGLDGVDALLPWFSTQLAEHLAANGRRTSVWDEVSGEGLPRDVVITVWRAATSAVEAIAGGHDVILCPESVLYLDHRAGLGEEEPVPVGGLHTIEDVYRYDPASPDVVAATGLPGAGRLLGAQAQVWREYLPDSRRTDYATFPRLAAAAESFWSDRRDWTDFESRLAAHLGRLDAAGVEYRPLDGPLPWQRRPALRGRVIGEP encoded by the coding sequence GTGACCTCCTCCCGGGCCCTCGCGCTCGTCCCCGCCCCCGATCACCTCAGCCCCACCGCGGAGGACGACGCCGACGTCGTCCTCCCCGCGGCGCCGCGCGTACGGATCGCCCCGGAGCTGACGGGCGCCCGGGTGCTCCTGCGCGACGTGCTCGGCGTGCGGCTCGGCCTCGACCTCGTCGGCTCCGACGGGACCGACGCCGACGCGGCCGAGACCGACGCCGACGTCGTCCTCCGCCACGACGCCGCCCTCGATCCCGAGGGCTACCGGCTCACGGTCGCCACGACCGGGACCGCGGTCACCATCGAGGCCGCCACCGCGCTCGGCGCGATCCACGCGATCCGCACGCTGCAGCAGCTCGTCGGCCCGCGCGCCTACCGGACGACCCCGATCGACGACGCACCGGTCGTCCTCCCGGCGGTCGTGGTCCAGGACGCCCCGCGGCTGGGCCACCGCGGCCTGCTGCTCGACGTCGCGCGCCACTACCTGCCGAAGGAGCAGGTGCTCCGGTACGTCGAGCTGGCGTCGCAGCACAAGCTCAACATGCTCCACCTCCACCTCACCGACGACCAGGGCTGGCGCCTGCCCGTCCCCGGCTACCCGCGCCTGGCCGAGGTCGCCGCCTGGCGTCACGCCTCCCCCGTCGACGCGGTCCGCGGCGGCCCGGTCGACGGCGAGCCGCACGGCGGCTGGTACACGGCCGACGACCTGCGCGAGATCGTCGCGTTCGCCCGGGGGCGGGGCGTCACGGTCGTGCCGGAGGTCGACCTGCCCGGTCACGTCCAGGCCCTGCTCGCCGCCTACCCGGAGCTCGCCCCCGGCGGTGCGCCGGCCGAGCCGCTCGAGGTGTGGACCAGGTGGGGTCTGAACCCGCACGTCCTCGGCGTGCACGAGGCGGCGCTCGACTTCGCCCGGGCCGCGCTCGACCAGCTCGTCGACATCTTCGACTCCGAGCTGATCTGCATCGGCGGCGACGAGGTGGACACGCGGGACTGGGCGGCCGACGCCGACACGCGCGCACTGGCAGCGGAGCTCGGGCTCGACGGCGTCGACGCGCTCCTGCCCTGGTTCTCGACGCAGCTCGCGGAGCACCTCGCCGCCAACGGTCGGCGCACGAGCGTCTGGGACGAGGTCTCGGGCGAGGGACTGCCGCGGGACGTCGTCATCACCGTGTGGCGCGCGGCGACGAGCGCCGTCGAGGCGATCGCCGGCGGGCACGACGTGATCCTGTGCCCGGAGAGCGTGCTCTACCTCGACCACCGAGCGGGGCTCGGCGAGGAGGAGCCGGTCCCCGTCGGCGGCCTGCACACGATCGAGGACGTCTACCGGTACGACCCCGCCTCGCCCGACGTCGTCGCGGCGACCGGGCTGCCCGGCGCCGGCCGGCTGCTCGGCGCGCAGGCGCAGGTGTGGCGCGAGTACCTGCCCGACTCCCGGCGCACCGACTACGCGACGTTCCCCCGCCTGGCCGCGGCCGCCGAGAGCTTCTGGTCGGACCGGCGGGACTGGACGGACTTCGAGTCCCGCCTCGCCGCGCACCTGGGCCGGCTCGACGCGGCCGGCGTCGAGTACCGGCCGCTCGACGGGCCGCTTCCCTGGCAGCGGCGTCCCGCGCTGCGGGGGCGCGTCATCGGCGAGCCCTGA
- a CDS encoding lactonase family protein — translation MTSSERAAIVRPDTRVAVVGGYTEPEADPGRVGVELWTHDARDRAWRRVAETVASQPSWLVDLGDGRLLAVGEGDPSTLGLVRVASDGGAPSLELDDVLALSGVAACHAAVAGRFAVVAHYGSGSVSSVRLDPAGRPTEEVDHLAFSGSGPDAERQEAPHAHQVVVDGEEVLVADLGSDRVHRLGLDGDGRLRTRHDPIELPAGFGPRHVVRTGELLVVAGELSNELWLGRVAGPDVEPLDVAPLDPPGADGAAYPSALRVDADGLLWTGVRGPDTVAVHRIAGDRLVAVASAPTGGRWPRDVVVDGEEVWVTNQLSQDVTVLDRAAVLAGAGAAVRTRLASAAPTAVVLVGRGARPSTSSAG, via the coding sequence GTGACGTCCAGCGAGCGCGCGGCCATCGTCCGTCCCGACACCCGCGTCGCGGTGGTCGGGGGCTACACCGAGCCCGAGGCGGACCCCGGTCGGGTCGGCGTCGAGCTGTGGACGCACGACGCCCGCGACCGCGCCTGGCGCAGGGTCGCCGAGACGGTGGCCTCGCAGCCGTCGTGGCTCGTCGACCTCGGCGACGGGCGGCTGCTCGCCGTCGGGGAGGGTGACCCGTCGACGCTCGGCCTCGTGCGCGTCGCGTCGGACGGCGGTGCGCCGTCGCTCGAGCTGGACGACGTCCTGGCGCTGTCCGGCGTCGCGGCCTGCCACGCCGCGGTCGCCGGCCGGTTCGCCGTCGTGGCGCACTACGGCAGCGGCTCGGTCTCCAGCGTGCGGCTCGACCCGGCCGGGCGGCCCACCGAGGAGGTCGACCACCTCGCGTTCTCCGGCTCCGGTCCCGATGCCGAGCGACAGGAGGCGCCGCACGCCCACCAGGTCGTCGTCGACGGCGAGGAGGTCCTCGTCGCCGACCTCGGCTCCGACCGGGTGCACCGGCTCGGTCTCGACGGCGACGGCCGGCTGCGCACCCGGCACGACCCGATCGAGCTGCCGGCCGGATTCGGTCCCCGCCACGTCGTCCGGACCGGGGAGCTCCTCGTCGTCGCCGGCGAGCTGAGCAACGAGCTGTGGCTGGGGCGCGTCGCCGGCCCCGACGTCGAGCCGCTGGACGTCGCGCCGCTCGATCCGCCCGGCGCCGACGGCGCGGCCTACCCGTCGGCGCTGCGGGTCGATGCGGACGGTCTCCTGTGGACCGGCGTGCGCGGACCCGACACCGTGGCCGTGCACCGGATCGCCGGTGACCGCCTCGTCGCCGTCGCCTCCGCCCCGACCGGCGGACGCTGGCCGCGGGACGTCGTCGTGGACGGCGAGGAGGTCTGGGTCACCAACCAGCTGAGCCAGGACGTGACGGTGCTCGACCGCGCCGCGGTCCTCGCCGGCGCGGGCGCAGCCGTGCGCACCCGGCTCGCGTCCGCGGCACCGACGGCCGTCGTCCTCGTCGGCCGGGGCGCCCGCCCGAGCACGAGCTCAGCCGGATAG
- a CDS encoding glycoside hydrolase family 2 TIM barrel-domain containing protein codes for MSPLTKPTDTPTHESVTPPRGVRPARFRPPAGASDAGVLDLDGDWRFRLFPEALTGADPGDAGTDADDPWDVVTVPGHWQLAGAPDSWPYGRPAYTNVLFPIPLDPPRVPRENPTGEYRRVVEVPAEWLATPGRVVLRFEGVDSWFEVALNGEVVAQSHGSRLPTEIDVTDRLRAGENLLAVRVTQWSAYTYVEDQDQWWLSGIFRGVRLEHRPDGGLDHVEVSAEYDHVTGEGTLLVTATDVDGAPVAARVRVPELGIDVETGTGVSVPVEPWSAEVPRLYDAVVSSGAETVTLRIGFRSIAISGGVFRVNGVPVKLRGVNRHEFEPTTGRTVAPEQMLEDVLLMKRHHVNAVRTSHYPPHPHFLDLCDAYGLYVVDENDLETHGFEHAGWRGNPTDDPAWTDVLVDRVTRMVRRDAHHPSIVLWSLGNEAGTGRNLAAMSAAIRRLDPSRPIHYEGDWSCESADVYSRMYAGSGEVELIGRGEEPALADAELDARRRGLPFMQCEYVHAMGNGPGGLTDYDHLFDAHPRLMGGFIWEWKDHGILRREDLDAGTGELIHGYGGDFGETFHDGTFIADGLLLPDRTPSPGMLEAAAVFAPIRIDPVALGGSAGDGDVAGEPDHLLVRNRYAFRDAGHVALRWSLHQGHDVLAAGDVEVDETLAPGEQLLLSPPDDVLELAEAAPGGAPVWWTVRAVQTDAGPDAAWLPEDFELGAGQLRLRSARPASSATEPSTATAALTAEATDDGFRVGPARFDRAGRLLELGGLEVDAERVDAWRAATDNDHARAWDAERSDEDVWAHQGLALLGERIDSAEIVDGELVVTGRAAGPATDVGLAFTRTWRAAGASGVELDLTIVPEGRWTGSLPRLGLLLGVTEPDAAAVEIDWCGLGPEESYADSTKAALGGAWRHRVADWQTRYTHPQENGTRRGVTSATLTLSGGRSLTLTSLATQVGVAEVEGLELTARPWTDRELAAARHPHDLTPDGRLWLHLDAASHGVGTAACGPGVLPNATFRPAPVRLSVRFDLA; via the coding sequence ATGTCACCCCTGACGAAGCCGACCGACACGCCGACCCACGAGAGCGTCACGCCCCCGCGGGGCGTCCGTCCGGCCCGGTTCCGCCCGCCGGCCGGAGCGAGCGACGCCGGCGTCCTCGACCTCGACGGCGACTGGCGGTTCCGGCTGTTCCCCGAGGCGCTCACGGGCGCCGACCCCGGCGATGCGGGCACCGACGCCGACGACCCGTGGGACGTCGTGACCGTTCCCGGCCACTGGCAGCTCGCGGGTGCGCCGGACTCCTGGCCGTACGGCCGGCCCGCGTACACCAACGTGCTCTTCCCGATCCCGCTCGACCCGCCCCGCGTGCCGCGGGAGAACCCGACGGGGGAGTACCGTCGCGTCGTCGAGGTCCCTGCGGAGTGGTTGGCAACGCCCGGTCGGGTCGTGCTGCGGTTCGAGGGCGTCGACTCCTGGTTCGAGGTCGCGCTCAACGGCGAGGTCGTCGCGCAGAGCCACGGCTCGCGCCTGCCGACCGAGATCGACGTGACCGACCGGCTGCGCGCGGGGGAGAACCTGCTCGCCGTCCGGGTCACCCAGTGGTCCGCGTACACCTACGTCGAGGATCAGGACCAGTGGTGGCTGTCGGGGATCTTCCGCGGCGTCCGCCTCGAGCACCGGCCCGACGGCGGCCTCGACCACGTCGAGGTCAGCGCCGAGTACGACCACGTGACCGGCGAGGGCACCCTCCTGGTCACCGCGACCGACGTCGACGGCGCCCCCGTCGCCGCCCGGGTCCGCGTGCCGGAGCTGGGGATCGACGTCGAGACGGGCACCGGTGTGAGCGTCCCGGTCGAGCCGTGGAGCGCGGAGGTCCCGCGTCTGTACGACGCGGTCGTGAGCAGCGGCGCCGAGACGGTGACGCTGCGGATCGGCTTCCGCTCCATCGCGATCTCCGGCGGCGTGTTCCGCGTCAACGGCGTTCCGGTCAAGCTCCGCGGCGTCAACCGCCACGAGTTCGAGCCGACCACCGGGCGCACGGTCGCACCCGAGCAGATGCTCGAGGACGTGCTGCTGATGAAGCGCCACCACGTGAACGCCGTCCGGACGAGCCACTACCCGCCGCACCCGCACTTCCTCGACCTGTGCGACGCCTACGGCCTCTACGTCGTCGACGAGAACGACCTCGAGACGCACGGCTTCGAGCACGCCGGCTGGCGCGGCAACCCGACCGACGACCCGGCCTGGACGGACGTCCTCGTCGATCGCGTTACCCGGATGGTCCGCCGGGACGCCCACCACCCGAGCATCGTCCTGTGGTCGCTCGGCAACGAGGCGGGAACCGGACGCAACCTCGCCGCGATGTCGGCTGCGATCCGCCGGCTCGACCCAAGCCGGCCGATCCACTACGAGGGCGACTGGAGCTGCGAGAGCGCCGACGTCTACTCGCGGATGTACGCCGGCTCGGGCGAGGTCGAGCTCATCGGGCGCGGCGAGGAGCCCGCCCTGGCCGACGCCGAGCTCGACGCCCGCCGCCGCGGCCTGCCGTTCATGCAGTGCGAGTACGTGCACGCGATGGGCAACGGCCCGGGTGGCCTCACCGACTACGACCACCTGTTCGACGCCCACCCGCGCCTCATGGGCGGGTTCATCTGGGAGTGGAAGGACCACGGCATCCTGCGCCGGGAGGACCTCGACGCCGGGACGGGCGAGCTCATCCACGGCTACGGCGGGGACTTCGGCGAGACCTTCCACGACGGCACCTTCATCGCGGACGGTCTGCTGCTGCCCGACCGCACGCCGTCGCCCGGCATGCTCGAGGCCGCCGCCGTGTTCGCGCCGATCCGGATCGACCCGGTCGCGCTCGGCGGCTCCGCCGGCGACGGTGACGTGGCCGGTGAGCCCGACCACCTGCTCGTCCGCAACCGGTACGCCTTCCGCGACGCCGGTCACGTCGCGCTGCGGTGGAGCCTGCACCAGGGCCACGACGTCCTCGCGGCGGGCGATGTCGAGGTCGACGAGACGCTGGCGCCCGGCGAGCAGCTTCTCCTCTCCCCACCCGACGACGTGCTGGAGCTCGCCGAGGCCGCGCCGGGCGGGGCGCCCGTGTGGTGGACCGTGCGCGCCGTCCAGACCGACGCCGGGCCGGACGCCGCCTGGCTCCCCGAGGACTTCGAGCTGGGCGCCGGCCAGCTCCGGCTCCGGTCGGCCCGCCCCGCGTCGTCCGCGACGGAGCCGTCGACCGCGACCGCCGCCCTCACCGCGGAGGCGACCGACGACGGCTTCCGGGTCGGCCCCGCCCGGTTCGACCGGGCCGGGCGGCTCCTGGAGCTGGGCGGCCTCGAGGTCGACGCCGAGCGCGTCGACGCCTGGCGCGCCGCGACGGACAACGACCACGCGCGCGCCTGGGACGCCGAGCGCAGCGACGAGGACGTCTGGGCGCACCAGGGCCTCGCCCTGCTCGGCGAGCGGATCGACTCGGCCGAGATCGTCGACGGCGAGCTCGTCGTCACCGGACGCGCCGCCGGTCCGGCCACCGACGTCGGCCTCGCCTTCACCCGCACCTGGCGTGCCGCCGGCGCGTCCGGCGTCGAGCTCGACCTCACCATCGTCCCCGAGGGACGGTGGACGGGCAGCCTCCCGCGCCTCGGCCTGCTCCTCGGGGTGACGGAGCCGGATGCCGCCGCCGTCGAGATCGACTGGTGCGGACTCGGCCCCGAGGAGTCCTACGCCGACTCCACCAAGGCGGCGCTCGGCGGCGCCTGGCGTCACCGCGTGGCCGACTGGCAGACCCGGTACACGCACCCGCAGGAGAACGGGACCCGGCGCGGCGTCACGTCGGCGACGCTCACGCTCTCGGGCGGACGCTCGCTCACGCTGACGTCGCTCGCGACGCAGGTCGGCGTCGCCGAGGTCGAGGGTCTCGAGCTCACCGCCCGCCCCTGGACCGACCGGGAGCTCGCCGCGGCTCGGCACCCGCACGACCTGACGCCGGACGGGCGTCTCTGGCTGCACCTCGACGCGGCGTCGCACGGTGTGGGCACGGCCGCCTGCGGTCCCGGCGTGCTGCCGAACGCGACGTTCCGGCCCGCGCCGGTGCGGCTCTCCGTCCGGTTCGACCTCGCGTAG
- a CDS encoding alpha/beta hydrolase, whose amino-acid sequence MTALDEYAEALVGLELERERLVEQRSLIDVELDELERTVPLMGPDQVVGAQVRANLLGVRVVAHEGEVRRWWGEVVVAEDRAIAALAAVDTAAEAREHAASRSEAVDRARAGLVASGVLPGETAGMGAEELAVWLEGHPEVAAVLARATPMSGEGPVGELAALVSASASSAGSLVFGGAGAVLAGAAAGGAAGVRDRARALFESLSAEDARMLALLYPGVVGSLGGVPFAYRADANRVLVVDALARERAWQEELADRRLDADGVEEWQKSQRRIELYESVLEEDRSILYLDPARVPGTDGAMVELHGRIDEETRNVVVSVPGTGSELSKFQGFSERVEGFYLQSEDDNPGSLAMIAWLGGDFPDEVFVDAFDPGYAERLAPELAAFSHELRQEIDHASGRVDPTIRPAITVDGHSYGGTVVGLAETHGLDADRVVHVESAGMGKGVFAPDDLPASQQGVDRYVMTAPGDPITVAQATGRHGADPDEFDGITRLHTGYYRNDDGSRAGVILGGDAHSGVYDEHSDSWEQLYRVYTGGVVETYRTPLYLPSATIKAFTGGVVEQFVSLSGVAGFADDGAQVDIP is encoded by the coding sequence GTGACGGCTCTGGACGAGTACGCCGAGGCGTTGGTGGGGCTGGAGCTGGAGCGGGAGCGGCTGGTCGAGCAGCGTTCGCTGATCGATGTGGAGCTGGACGAGCTCGAGCGGACGGTGCCGCTGATGGGTCCGGATCAGGTGGTGGGGGCTCAGGTGCGGGCGAACCTGCTGGGGGTTCGGGTCGTCGCGCACGAGGGCGAGGTGCGGCGGTGGTGGGGTGAGGTCGTGGTCGCGGAGGATCGGGCGATCGCCGCGCTCGCGGCCGTCGACACCGCGGCGGAGGCGCGGGAACATGCGGCGTCGCGGTCCGAGGCGGTCGACCGGGCGCGCGCGGGTCTGGTGGCGTCCGGGGTGCTGCCCGGTGAGACGGCCGGGATGGGGGCCGAGGAGCTGGCGGTGTGGTTGGAGGGCCACCCCGAGGTGGCGGCGGTGCTGGCCCGGGCCACCCCGATGTCGGGGGAGGGGCCGGTCGGAGAGCTCGCGGCGCTCGTGAGCGCGTCCGCGAGCAGCGCGGGGTCGCTGGTGTTCGGCGGGGCGGGCGCTGTCCTGGCCGGTGCCGCGGCGGGGGGAGCCGCCGGGGTGCGGGACCGGGCTCGGGCGCTGTTCGAGTCGCTGTCCGCGGAGGATGCCCGGATGCTCGCGCTCCTGTACCCGGGGGTGGTCGGTTCGCTGGGCGGGGTCCCGTTCGCCTACCGCGCCGACGCCAACCGCGTCCTGGTCGTGGACGCACTCGCCCGCGAGCGGGCGTGGCAGGAGGAGCTGGCCGATCGCCGGCTGGACGCGGACGGGGTCGAGGAGTGGCAGAAGTCCCAGCGTCGGATCGAGCTGTACGAGTCGGTCCTCGAGGAGGACCGCTCGATCCTGTACCTGGACCCGGCGCGCGTCCCCGGCACTGACGGCGCGATGGTCGAGCTGCACGGCAGGATCGACGAGGAGACGCGGAACGTCGTGGTGAGCGTTCCTGGGACGGGGTCGGAGCTGTCCAAGTTCCAGGGGTTCTCCGAGCGGGTCGAGGGTTTCTACCTGCAGTCGGAGGACGATAACCCTGGGTCGCTTGCGATGATCGCGTGGCTCGGGGGTGACTTTCCCGACGAGGTGTTCGTCGACGCGTTCGACCCTGGCTACGCCGAGCGGCTGGCACCCGAGCTGGCGGCGTTCTCCCACGAGCTGCGGCAGGAGATCGATCACGCATCCGGCCGGGTCGACCCGACCATCCGGCCCGCGATCACGGTCGATGGGCACTCCTACGGCGGGACCGTCGTCGGGCTGGCCGAGACCCACGGGCTGGACGCCGACCGGGTCGTCCACGTCGAGTCCGCCGGGATGGGCAAGGGGGTGTTCGCCCCCGACGACCTGCCTGCGTCCCAGCAGGGTGTGGACCGGTACGTCATGACCGCGCCGGGCGACCCGATCACGGTGGCCCAGGCGACCGGCCGGCACGGCGCCGACCCCGACGAGTTCGACGGCATCACCCGGCTCCACACCGGCTACTACAGGAACGACGACGGCAGCCGTGCTGGTGTCATCCTGGGTGGGGACGCCCACTCCGGCGTGTACGACGAGCACTCCGACTCCTGGGAGCAGCTCTACCGGGTCTACACCGGCGGGGTCGTGGAGACCTACCGCACACCGCTGTACCTGCCCTCCGCCACGATCAAGGCGTTCACCGGCGGGGTCGTGGAGCAGTTCGTCTCCTTGTCGGGCGTGGCCGGCTTCGCCGACGACGGCGCCCAGGTCGACATCCCATGA
- a CDS encoding carbohydrate ABC transporter permease — MTSIPGDAADVDAASPEGRRSRTGRDDSLRSRGRPGPTPADRGDRARRVRRRRQAVPAYAMLTPSLIGVFVFLLVPVVAVFVLSLMKWDLISPARWVGLDNFVAVLTSERFLNSAWVSVAFALLTIPFTVGLGLLLAVGLNRRLPGSSLLRIVYVLPWVCAPLTLGIVWKWIFDPTNGALNAMLGRRIEWLTDLSLAMPSVAFVQVWSTVGYVSLFYLAGLQQIPVAVTEAARLDGAGPARMLRSITLPLLNPTTFFVTVTSVIASFQVFDLIYALTRGGPGIPGRTDVIAARIYDEAFVSLRFGRAAAMAVILFVVLVVITFLQQRFFRSRLTYDLS; from the coding sequence GTGACGTCGATCCCCGGCGACGCAGCAGACGTCGACGCCGCCTCCCCCGAGGGTCGTCGCAGCCGCACCGGCCGCGACGACTCCCTCCGTTCGCGCGGTCGCCCCGGGCCGACGCCCGCCGATCGCGGCGATCGCGCGCGCCGGGTCCGGAGGCGCCGCCAGGCCGTCCCCGCCTACGCGATGCTCACGCCCAGCCTCATCGGGGTGTTCGTCTTCCTCCTCGTGCCGGTGGTCGCCGTCTTCGTGCTCTCGCTCATGAAGTGGGACCTCATCTCCCCGGCACGCTGGGTCGGCCTCGACAACTTCGTCGCCGTCCTCACCTCCGAGCGGTTCCTCAACTCCGCCTGGGTCTCGGTCGCGTTCGCGCTGCTGACCATCCCGTTCACGGTCGGGCTCGGCCTCCTGCTCGCCGTGGGGCTCAACCGCCGGCTGCCGGGCAGCTCGCTCCTGCGCATCGTCTACGTCCTGCCGTGGGTCTGCGCCCCGCTGACGCTCGGCATCGTGTGGAAGTGGATCTTCGACCCGACCAACGGCGCCCTCAACGCGATGCTCGGGCGCCGGATCGAGTGGCTGACGGACCTGTCGCTCGCGATGCCGTCCGTCGCGTTCGTCCAGGTCTGGTCCACCGTCGGGTACGTCAGCCTGTTCTACCTCGCGGGTCTCCAGCAGATCCCGGTCGCCGTCACCGAGGCCGCCCGGCTCGACGGCGCGGGCCCCGCCCGCATGCTCCGGTCGATCACGCTGCCGCTGCTCAACCCGACGACGTTCTTCGTCACCGTGACGAGCGTCATCGCGAGCTTCCAGGTCTTCGACCTCATCTACGCCCTCACCCGCGGCGGTCCCGGGATCCCCGGCCGGACCGACGTCATCGCCGCCCGGATCTACGACGAGGCCTTCGTCTCGCTGCGGTTCGGCCGCGCGGCGGCGATGGCGGTCATCCTGTTCGTCGTCCTCGTCGTCATCACGTTCCTGCAGCAGCGGTTCTTCCGCTCCCGACTCACCTACGACCTGTCATGA